From a region of the Deinococcus terrestris genome:
- a CDS encoding phospholipase A2 gives MRRAGLVLLAGVLGSCAPALFPSVPDREDSPVAVVQRLGWGTPEAFAAARPRLEPLWPALDWENNGCSTPQGLGLGYRDDFDSACVVHDFAYHNLRVLEPTAGNRRASDEAFRVNLRAICARKALAARPACYSAAEAYYRAVRLRGHTRFAPGT, from the coding sequence TTGCGCCGCGCCGGACTGGTGCTGCTGGCCGGAGTGCTGGGGTCGTGTGCCCCGGCGCTCTTTCCGTCCGTGCCCGACCGGGAAGACAGCCCGGTGGCGGTTGTTCAGCGGCTGGGGTGGGGCACGCCGGAAGCGTTCGCGGCGGCGCGACCGCGCCTTGAGCCGCTGTGGCCCGCCCTCGACTGGGAAAACAACGGGTGCAGCACTCCGCAGGGCCTCGGTCTGGGCTACCGCGACGACTTCGACTCGGCGTGCGTGGTCCACGACTTCGCGTACCACAACCTGCGGGTGCTGGAGCCCACCGCTGGCAACCGCCGCGCCAGCGACGAGGCCTTTCGCGTCAACCTACGGGCGATCTGTGCCCGCAAGGCGCTGGCCGCCCGGCCCGCCTGCTATTCGGCGGCGGAGGCGTATTACCGGGCGGTGCGGCTGCGGGGCCACACGCGGTTCGCGCCGGGCACGTAG
- a CDS encoding CBS and ACT domain-containing protein, with protein MLVRDWMTRDPITVTPDTPVMDALRILKERGFRRLPVMEGGRLIGITTRKDLKDAMPSKATTLSVWELNYLLSKLTVSEMMARPVITAHEDEYMEDAALRMQEHGVGGLPVVDAGGRVTGIITITDVLRAFVDIMGMKEGGTRLTLDMPDTPGSLARAAQAAQPSNIISVATYGHSAEGGQPHRRFVMRVTGEGAGDVKARVRTAGIDVLD; from the coding sequence ATGCTTGTCCGCGACTGGATGACGCGTGACCCGATCACGGTCACGCCCGATACGCCCGTGATGGACGCCCTGCGCATTCTCAAGGAACGGGGCTTCCGCCGTCTGCCGGTGATGGAGGGGGGCCGGTTGATCGGCATCACCACCCGCAAGGACCTCAAGGACGCGATGCCCAGCAAGGCCACCACCCTGAGCGTCTGGGAACTGAACTACCTGCTGAGCAAACTGACCGTCTCGGAGATGATGGCCCGCCCGGTCATCACCGCGCACGAAGACGAGTACATGGAAGACGCCGCCCTGCGGATGCAGGAGCACGGGGTCGGCGGCCTGCCGGTCGTGGACGCGGGGGGCCGGGTCACCGGCATCATCACCATCACCGACGTGCTGCGGGCCTTTGTCGACATCATGGGCATGAAGGAGGGGGGCACCCGCCTCACCCTCGACATGCCCGATACCCCCGGCAGCCTCGCCCGCGCCGCGCAGGCCGCGCAGCCCAGCAACATCATCAGCGTGGCGACCTACGGCCACAGCGCCGAGGGAGGCCAGCCCCACCGCCGCTTCGTGATGCGCGTGACCGGCGAGGGGGCCGGGGACGTGAAGGCGCGGGTCCGGACGGCCGGAATCGACGTGCTGGACTGA
- a CDS encoding OmpH family outer membrane protein, with amino-acid sequence MKINAKALAPVALVAAFGLGTLAPHAQTTPQKVGFVDVQTIMNAQPVGKELTDLRKKAETELSGLEKQIRDIDAKGAQASAAEKDKRTQLVGTLQARAKAYDTQIQGMQARVTAAEKAADTAISTVAKSNGYSIVMDRRVAATSGLVVFAENGTDLTDAAVKALK; translated from the coding sequence ATGAAGATCAACGCCAAGGCGCTCGCTCCCGTGGCCCTCGTGGCCGCGTTCGGTCTGGGGACCCTCGCCCCGCACGCGCAGACCACTCCCCAGAAGGTCGGTTTCGTGGATGTCCAGACCATCATGAACGCCCAGCCGGTCGGCAAGGAGCTCACCGACCTGCGCAAGAAGGCCGAAACCGAACTCAGCGGCCTGGAAAAGCAGATTCGTGACATTGACGCCAAGGGCGCTCAGGCCTCGGCCGCCGAGAAGGACAAGCGCACCCAGCTCGTGGGCACCCTGCAGGCCCGCGCCAAGGCCTACGACACCCAGATTCAGGGCATGCAGGCCCGCGTGACGGCCGCCGAGAAGGCAGCCGACACCGCGATCAGCACTGTCGCCAAGTCCAACGGCTACTCCATCGTGATGGACCGCCGCGTGGCGGCCACCAGCGGCCTGGTGGTGTTTGCCGAGAACGGCACCGACCTCACCGACGCGGCCGTCAAGGCCCTGAAGTAA
- a CDS encoding electron transfer flavoprotein subunit beta/FixA family protein: protein MKILTLVRQVPDAEARVKISGGHVDLEGATLVIDGMDEYGVEEALRLREGGTAVEEIVALAVGPKRVEDALRTALAMGVDRAIHIETDEKLDPIALSRVVAQVAQAEGAGLILVGGQEADWDSQALGAATAERLGWPQLTWTNELKVDGDTLTGRHDVDDGNESFRASLPAVVTTQQGLNEPRYPTLPNIMKAKKKELRKDMLDSYGAAPTVRVVGSEIQTRARLNKMIDGKDPQAAAEQLLDLLRNEAKVLA, encoded by the coding sequence ATGAAGATCCTGACCCTGGTAAGACAAGTGCCCGACGCGGAGGCCCGCGTGAAGATCAGCGGGGGCCACGTCGATCTGGAGGGGGCGACCCTGGTGATCGACGGCATGGACGAGTACGGCGTGGAGGAGGCCCTGCGTCTGCGCGAGGGCGGCACGGCCGTCGAGGAGATCGTCGCGCTGGCCGTCGGCCCCAAGCGGGTCGAGGATGCCTTGCGCACTGCCCTGGCGATGGGCGTCGACCGGGCCATCCACATCGAGACGGACGAGAAGCTCGACCCCATCGCGCTGAGCCGCGTCGTCGCGCAGGTGGCGCAGGCGGAAGGCGCAGGCCTGATCCTGGTCGGCGGGCAGGAGGCCGACTGGGACAGCCAGGCGCTGGGGGCGGCGACCGCCGAGCGCCTGGGCTGGCCGCAACTCACCTGGACCAATGAGCTGAAGGTCGATGGCGACACCCTCACGGGCCGCCACGATGTGGACGACGGCAACGAGAGCTTCCGCGCCTCCCTGCCCGCCGTGGTGACCACCCAGCAGGGCCTCAACGAGCCGCGCTACCCGACGCTGCCCAACATCATGAAGGCCAAGAAAAAGGAGCTGCGCAAGGACATGCTGGACAGCTACGGCGCGGCCCCGACGGTGCGCGTGGTGGGCAGCGAGATCCAGACCCGCGCCCGCCTGAACAAGATGATCGACGGCAAGGACCCGCAGGCCGCCGCCGAACAACTCCTCGACCTCCTGCGCAATGAAGCGAAGGTGCTCGCATGA
- a CDS encoding electron transfer flavoprotein subunit alpha/FixB family protein, with product MILIVAEHSGGQLAKATLEMVTAARESGREGPVTLLVLGQGTADVANAAAAVADQVLVADLPALAQYNAELWAAATAQIAQEGEAHTVIIGGSRSGREFAPRVAVKLDAPYLEDAISLKANGAALQAQRYTYLARVTETVEAEAPVIVVTVKPGSFAPAQPAAAAGEQYDVELDLPASRVEVTGKSVEKSSRVALTEADVIVSGGRGVGSPENFTAYVEGLADRLGAGVGATRAVVDAGWRPYAEQVGQTGKTVQPKAYVALGVSGAVQHLSGMGKSKYIVAINKDAEAPIFKVADYGIVGDVNQIVPALIEAARK from the coding sequence ATGATCCTGATCGTCGCTGAACACTCGGGGGGCCAGCTCGCCAAGGCCACCCTCGAAATGGTCACTGCCGCCCGTGAATCCGGGCGTGAGGGACCGGTGACCCTCCTCGTGCTGGGCCAGGGCACCGCCGATGTGGCGAACGCCGCCGCCGCTGTCGCCGATCAGGTGCTCGTGGCAGATCTGCCCGCGCTGGCGCAGTACAACGCTGAGCTGTGGGCCGCTGCGACTGCGCAGATCGCCCAGGAGGGCGAGGCCCACACCGTCATCATCGGCGGCAGCCGCTCGGGCCGTGAGTTCGCGCCGCGCGTGGCCGTGAAGCTCGACGCCCCCTACCTCGAGGACGCGATCAGCCTGAAGGCGAACGGCGCGGCCCTGCAGGCCCAGCGCTACACCTACCTCGCCCGCGTGACCGAGACGGTGGAGGCCGAGGCCCCGGTCATCGTGGTGACCGTGAAGCCCGGCTCCTTCGCTCCCGCCCAGCCCGCTGCCGCTGCGGGCGAGCAGTACGACGTAGAACTTGACCTCCCCGCCTCCCGTGTAGAAGTGACGGGCAAGAGCGTGGAGAAGTCCAGCCGCGTGGCCCTGACCGAGGCCGACGTGATCGTGAGCGGCGGGCGCGGGGTGGGTAGCCCCGAGAACTTCACGGCCTATGTGGAGGGCCTCGCCGACCGCCTCGGGGCGGGCGTGGGCGCCACCCGCGCGGTCGTGGACGCGGGCTGGCGGCCCTACGCCGAGCAGGTGGGCCAGACGGGCAAGACCGTGCAGCCCAAGGCCTACGTCGCGCTGGGCGTGAGCGGCGCAGTGCAGCACCTCTCGGGCATGGGCAAGAGCAAGTACATCGTGGCAATCAACAAGGACGCCGAGGCCCCCATCTTCAAGGTGGCCGACTACGGCATCGTGGGCGACGTGAACCAGATTGTGCCCGCCTTGATCGAGGCGGCCCGCAAGTAA
- a CDS encoding aminotransferase class V-fold PLP-dependent enzyme, which translates to MPDPSYDAHLPLNRPRLIAPGPVEVEPRVLLELARPQPHHRSPEGIAALVEARAKLTALLGAPYDAVITTSSGTGAFEGALVSLTPEGAKVVNAQAGKFSERWGEMAHRLGYDTTLVSNPWGDLLDPEEVADACVDAHTLLVTHSETSTGALHDLAAITRAAKARNPDLIVIADCITSYGVAELRPAEWGVDAIVSGSQKGTATPPGLGFVLFSPEVQQRMLGATGRGFYLDLTRELRGQKDGNTPQTPAINLIFALSLALDRLLAVPREVLWAEKRRQADALIAAGEALGAPAWAARTSPAVAVLRPPTPLTGRQVAARLAEMGQRALPGQAPHEDTVFRVSTLGYADRYDALGIAGILEDCFANLGVSFERGAAVSAAWRALAEG; encoded by the coding sequence ATGCCTGATCCTAGCTACGACGCCCACCTCCCCCTCAACCGCCCGCGCCTGATCGCGCCCGGCCCGGTGGAGGTCGAGCCGCGCGTGCTGCTGGAACTCGCCCGCCCGCAGCCGCACCACCGCTCGCCGGAGGGCATCGCGGCCCTGGTAGAGGCGCGGGCCAAGCTCACGGCCCTGCTGGGCGCCCCCTACGACGCGGTGATCACCACCAGCAGCGGCACCGGGGCCTTCGAGGGAGCGCTCGTCAGCCTGACGCCGGAGGGCGCGAAGGTTGTCAACGCGCAGGCGGGCAAGTTCAGCGAGCGCTGGGGCGAGATGGCGCACAGGCTCGGTTACGACACCACACTGGTTTCCAACCCCTGGGGTGACCTGCTCGACCCGGAGGAAGTGGCGGACGCCTGCGTGGATGCCCACACCCTGCTCGTCACCCACAGCGAAACGAGCACGGGGGCGCTGCACGACCTCGCGGCGATCACGCGGGCAGCCAAGGCGCGGAATCCCGACCTGATCGTGATCGCCGACTGCATCACGTCCTACGGGGTGGCTGAGTTGCGCCCCGCCGAGTGGGGGGTGGACGCCATCGTCAGCGGCAGCCAGAAGGGCACCGCCACGCCCCCCGGCCTGGGCTTCGTGCTGTTCAGCCCCGAGGTGCAGCAGCGGATGTTGGGGGCCACCGGGCGCGGCTTTTACCTGGACCTGACCCGCGAGCTGCGCGGCCAGAAGGACGGCAACACCCCCCAGACGCCTGCCATCAACCTGATCTTCGCGCTGTCGCTCGCGCTTGACCGCCTGCTAGCCGTGCCGCGCGAGGTGCTGTGGGCCGAGAAACGGCGGCAGGCCGACGCGCTGATTGCGGCCGGGGAGGCACTGGGGGCTCCGGCGTGGGCCGCCCGCACCTCGCCCGCCGTCGCGGTGCTGCGGCCCCCCACGCCCCTCACCGGCCGTCAGGTGGCCGCCCGCCTCGCCGAGATGGGTCAGCGGGCGCTTCCCGGTCAGGCCCCACACGAGGACACGGTGTTTCGCGTCTCCACCCTGGGGTACGCCGACCGCTACGACGCGCTGGGCATCGCGGGCATTTTGGAAGACTGCTTCGCCAACCTGGGCGTCTCTTTTGAGCGCGGCGCGGCGGTGTCGGCAGCGTGGCGGGCACTGGCCGAGGGGTAG
- a CDS encoding bleomycin resistance protein: MTVRDLARSLDVYTRLFGFTVHYTRPGFAYLSLGPVQWMLEQVREANAWQTGTLEYPFGRGINFQIEAPDVDGLYGRLLAASYPIKVPLTTSRYLEGETEHVQREFLVLDPDGYLLRFIGPGEEGGRSG; encoded by the coding sequence TTGACGGTCCGTGACCTGGCCCGCAGCCTGGACGTGTACACCCGGCTCTTCGGCTTCACTGTCCACTACACGCGGCCCGGCTTCGCCTACCTCAGCCTGGGGCCGGTCCAGTGGATGCTGGAGCAGGTCCGGGAGGCCAATGCCTGGCAGACGGGCACCCTGGAGTATCCCTTCGGACGCGGCATCAACTTTCAGATCGAGGCCCCGGACGTGGACGGCCTCTACGGGCGCCTGCTGGCAGCGTCTTATCCGATCAAGGTGCCGCTCACCACGTCCCGCTACCTGGAGGGCGAGACGGAACATGTTCAGCGCGAATTTCTGGTCCTTGATCCAGACGGGTATCTTCTGCGGTTCATCGGCCCAGGCGAGGAGGGGGGCCGTTCGGGCTAG
- a CDS encoding carboxymuconolactone decarboxylase family protein: MPDSDDKATARTQIFGAQEERILARLARLDPSLMAYIRDFAYDTVYERPGLDLKTKELIACALLAALGSPPELKTHLRGALRAGATEAEVREALLFCVPYLGFPRVVAAFTQLETLLEVTAKDPPSTGDEGRQGSES; the protein is encoded by the coding sequence ATGCCGGACTCCGACGACAAGGCCACCGCCCGCACACAGATTTTTGGAGCGCAGGAGGAACGCATTCTCGCGCGGCTCGCCCGCCTCGACCCCAGCCTGATGGCGTATATCCGCGACTTCGCCTACGACACGGTGTACGAGCGCCCCGGCCTGGACCTCAAGACGAAAGAATTGATCGCCTGTGCGCTGCTGGCCGCGCTGGGCAGCCCCCCGGAGCTGAAGACCCACCTGCGCGGGGCGTTGCGGGCGGGCGCGACCGAGGCTGAGGTGCGCGAGGCGCTGCTCTTTTGCGTGCCGTACCTGGGATTTCCCCGTGTGGTGGCGGCCTTTACGCAGCTTGAAACCCTTCTGGAAGTGACCGCAAAAGACCCCCCGTCCACCGGGGACGAGGGGCGGCAGGGAAGTGAGAGTTAG
- a CDS encoding OmpH family outer membrane protein, translated as MRYALLLLPLALLSTVPQAQKARSRVGFVNVQQAVAAMPNSAGYLSLQKRVDADLKAKQANLQKLAAQAQKTRKAADAQAYQKAQQSLVTAQRNHDTRLAKEFKPLQTRLNSVVASVARGSGFTVVLDRRVAAQSGVVVYANTSATDLTPAVVKALKK; from the coding sequence ATGCGTTACGCCCTTCTCCTCCTTCCGCTGGCCCTGCTGAGCACGGTGCCGCAGGCCCAGAAGGCCCGCTCGCGCGTCGGCTTCGTGAACGTGCAGCAGGCGGTCGCCGCGATGCCGAACTCGGCAGGCTACCTCAGCCTGCAAAAGCGGGTGGACGCCGACCTCAAAGCCAAACAGGCCAACCTCCAGAAGCTCGCGGCGCAGGCCCAGAAGACCCGCAAGGCCGCCGATGCGCAGGCCTACCAGAAAGCGCAGCAGAGCCTGGTCACGGCCCAGAGGAACCACGACACCCGGTTGGCGAAGGAGTTCAAGCCGCTCCAGACCCGCCTGAACTCGGTCGTGGCCTCGGTGGCGCGGGGCAGCGGGTTCACGGTCGTCCTCGACCGCCGCGTCGCCGCGCAGTCGGGCGTGGTGGTGTACGCCAACACGTCGGCCACCGACCTTACCCCGGCGGTCGTCAAGGCCCTCAAGAAGTAA